One genomic window of Mercenaria mercenaria strain notata chromosome 2, MADL_Memer_1, whole genome shotgun sequence includes the following:
- the LOC123561703 gene encoding uncharacterized protein LOC123561703, with protein MAEAAPEWRILPFKSKSSTKGKATRKRIVLDLRNSDYFPAEGHCYLKLNSNDNESTLLYFGGARRVQESEWKYGNDLFHITFKYDEDDAYISHIQRFENILGAQFPSLQSASAWLDQQTVFVWGGLNTDTFDTSNELIKLEFVRNKYQCTICQPAGRGVLSKDVQRGDIPTGRTGHTITPLGDNIVVMHGGVSLSNRHTTGLVSPFTQVCNDGSFYEFDSSTYLWTRIKNIPDVRPRAYHTANFVTLSGTKCVIIIGGVSFKGNESVPLERLPINELFILKLHNLTEHRYTLDKITAKLQVDIFISYHSIVALNNKLIVTGGYAQKEPEMTDTPLTSNKLYTIDLQSLNIDTTELDTWHCTAGNSSFALSDDCIMVVGGSAENIFAYTTKPLRPSSCDLDDECCIFESPEISPIAWVQCESKCKRWLHQYCVGLLEKGVPKGKYTCTTCKAKGRKRKK; from the coding sequence CTAAATCTTCAACCAAAGGCAAAGCTACAAGAAAAAGAATAGTACTCGACTTAAGAAACTCGGATTATTTTCCTGCAGAAGGACACTGCTATCTAAAACTTAATTCCAATGATAACGAGTCAACTTTATTGTATTTTGGGGGAGCACGTAGAGTGCAAGAAAGTGAATGGAAGTATGGTAATGACTTATTCCATATAACATTTAAGTATGACGAAGATGATGCTTACATTAGCCACATTCAAAGGTTCGAGAATATTTTAGGGGCACAGTTTCCTAGTTTACAGTCTGCGAGCGCTTGGCTTGACCAACAGACAGTTTTTGTATGGGGTGGATTAAATACTGATACATTTGACACTAGCAATGAACTTATCAAATTGGAATTCGTCAGAAACAAGTATCAGTGTACAATTTGCCAACCTGCTGGTAGAGGTGTACTGAGTAAAGACGTCCAGAGGGGTGATATACCGACTGGCAGAACCGGTCACACTATCACACCGTTGGGTGATAATATAGTGGTAATGCATGGCGGAGTATCACTATCCAACAGACATACGACAGGCCTTGTCAGTCCCTTTACTCAAGTTTGCAATGATGGTTCTTTCTATGAGTTTGATTCATCCACATATTTATGgacaagaataaaaaatattccagatgTAAGACCGAGAGCCTATCACACTGCGAATTTTGTGACATTGTCAGGTACAAAATGTGTGATTATAATAGGAGGTGTGTCGTTCAAAGGGAACGAATCTGTACCATTAGAAAGACTTCCAATAAATGAACTTTTCATTCTGAAACTGCATAACCTTACTGAACATAGATACACTTTAGACAAGATAACGGCTAAACTTCAAGTAGACATATTTATTTCGTACCATAGCATCGTTGCGCTAAATAATAAACTGATTGTCACTGGAGGGTACGCTCAAAAGGAACCTGAGATGACTGATACTCCTTTAACAAGTAACAAGTTGTACACTATAGATTTGCAGTCTTTGAACATTGACACTACAGAGTTAGACACATGGCACTGCACTGCAGGAAATTCAAGTTTTGCTTTGTCAGATGACTGCATTATGGTTGTTGGAGGAtcggctgaaaatatttttgcatacaCTACCAAACCACTGCGACCAAGTTCGTGCGATTTAGATGATGAATGTTGTATTTTTGAATCTCCGGAAATTTCACCTATAGCATGGGTTCAGTGCGAAAGCAAATGCAAGCGTTGGTTACATCAATACTGTGTGGGTCTCCTGGAAAAAGGTGTTCCTAaaggaaaatatacatgtacaacatgTAAAGCCAAAGGAcgaaaaaggaaaaaatga